The Streptomyces sp. BHT-5-2 genomic interval CTCGCCACCGCCGTCCCGCCCGAGGCGATCGAGCAGAACATCGAGGAGATCGCGGTCGTGGACGAGGGCGGCCACTGACCGAACCCCTGAACTGAAGACCCCTCGGACGAACCGCTGAGTCCGGCCGGCCACCCGGCCGGACTCAGCGCGATGTGCCACTTATCCCCGCCCAATTCCCCACTCATTAGGGCGAGTTGATCGCCAGGGTCGATGGTGACCACTGATGACCCACCGATGCCCCGCCGACGGTCCACCGATGACCCATCGGTGATCCGCAGCCGACTTTAAATGGGTTGGGCTGTTCGGCACCTGCTGCTACGGTCTGAGCAGCCGTGAGAGAACGCGAGGAGGTGAGACCCATGAAGGCTGTATCCATGTGGGTGCTCCCCCTTTTCGTCACGGTGGGCGATTGACGCAGGTGTCGCCGGGAGCGCCTCGGACAAGGCACTCCCGAGAGGCAACACCTATGAACTCTGCACATTCCACTTCGGGCACGGGCAGCCCCGCGGTCGTGGTCACGCGGGTGTCGGACACGCAGTGGCACGCCGTCGAGGACGACCGGACGGTCGGCCGCGGCGATGCCTCGCGCCGACCCGACGGGCGGCTCTTCATCAGCATCGACGCCTGGCACCGCGAGGTCTTCGACCGCATCGCCGACGCGATGCCGGCGGACCTGCCGACACCGCTGTACACCGTCGTCGACGAGGCCGACCACGAATCGAGGTCCGCCTGGGAGCGGGCCGGTTTCGCTGTCGCCCGCCGCGAGTGGGGCTATCACGTTCCCACCGATCCCCAGGCCACCGGGCTCGCCTCGATGCGGCCCCCGTCGGGCGTGACGATCCTGCCCGCCGGCGAGGCGGCGGAGGGCCCGCTGCGCGCCCTGGACCGCGCCATCCGTGACGAGGTCGAGGCCGCCGTCGGATGGCACACGATGCCGGCCGAGGTACTGCCCCGTCCCGCGGGGACCACCCTGATCGACCCCTCGAAGTACGCGGTGGCACAACACCTGGACCAGTACGTGGGACTGGTCCGGGTGGCACCGCTGACCAGGCAGCCCCGGATCGGGCTGATCGCCGTCCGGGCCGACCGGCACCGCCGCGGCACTGCCCGGGCCCTGCTGGCCCAGGCACTCGGTTCACTGCACCGCTCCGGTACGGCTTCGGCCTGGGCCGAGGTGGACGAGTCCAACGCGGCGGCCACGGCCCTGTTCGAGGGCATCGGTGCCCGGCGCACCGGCAGCACCCTGGAGCTCGTCCGTCACTGACGCTCCGCCACACCGCACCGAACGACCGGCCGAGCCGCGCCCACAGCAGGCGCGCCGACGGCCGTGCCAACCCGCCGGTACGCAGTCGACGCACCGTCAACGCACCGTCTCAGAACGGGAGAAGTGAGAGACCATGTCAACATCAGCAGGCCGAATAGAAGTCGAGGGCACCGTCACCGAGTGCCTGCGCAATGCCAGCTTCAGGGTGGAACTCCAGACCGGGCACACGGTGCTCGCCCACATCAGCGGGAAGATCCGCAAGAACCACATCAAGATCCTCCCCTACGACCGGGTCCTCGTGGAACTCAGCCCCTACGACCTCACCCGCGGCCGGATCCGATACCGCTACCGGTCGTAGCGGGAGCAGCCCATCGGCTCAACTCCGGTGACGAGCCCCTCGCTGGAGCCCCGGTCCGACGTGACCGGGGCTTCGGCCTGCCAAGCGGCGCCCGAGGGGTCGGGAATCTCGTGATCATCGCGTGGGTTGCACCGTGCGTCAGCAGCACTTGAACGAAGGGCTCTCCGTGCGCGCTCTACAGATCGACCGCTTCGGCACACCCGATGTCCTCGGCCTCGTCGAGGTCGCCCGGCCCGAGCCGGGGCCCGGGGAGGTGCTGATCCGGACCGTCGCGACCAGCATCAACCCCGTCGACGACAAGACGCGGGAGGGAGCCATCGGCGAGGGGACGCCGCCGCTGCCGATGACACTCGGCTGGGATCTGGCCGGCATCGTGGTCGACGGCGGCGACAGCGGGTTGCGCACGGGGGAGCGCGTCATCGCGATGTCGCACCAGCTCAGCTCCGGCCGCGGGACCTGGGCCGATCTGGTCGCCCTGCCGGCGGCGGCGGTGGCCGCCGCGCCGCAGGCGGTCAGCCTGGTGGAGGCGGCCACTCTGCCGCTGCCCGGATTGACGGCTCTCCAGACACTGGACTGGCTCGCGGTGTCCCGTGGCCGGCGGCTCCTGATCGCCGGTGCCGCCGGCGCCGTGGGCGGGATGGCGTTGCAGATCGCCCGGGCACGGGGCGTCGAGGTCGATGCGCTGGTCTCTCGGGACGCGCAGGCCGCCTTCGCCCGCGACCATGGCGCCGGCTTCGTCACCACCGACCGGAACGGCTTTGAGGACCGCCGTTACGATGCCGTCTTCGACACCTTCGGGGCCTTCCTGACCGAGGCGGTGGCGGACGGCGGCCGGTACGCGTCGATCGCCACTCAGGCCGGACCGGTGCCCGACCTGTCCGCACGCGGCGTCCGCACCATCGTCAACCAAGTGCACGAGGACGGGGCGGGGCTGGGCGAGCTGACCGAGCTTGTCGACAGCGGCTCCCTGCAGCCGCGGGTGCACTCCACCTTCGGCCTGCACGAGATCCATGCCGCACACCAACGCTTCCGCGCCGGAAGCCTGGCCGGAAAGATCGCCGTGGCCTTCTGAGCCGGCGCGGTACTTCCGACGCGAGGACATTCCGCTCAGTCGTTACGGTCTCAGGACATTTCTCGGGCCGGTTGGTGGGGAGGAGTGACGTGAGCAGGGGTTCCGGTGGAACGCCTGTGAGCCGCCGAGCGAAGAGGGAGAGTTCGTGATGCGTACCACCAGGAAGTTCGCCGTTGTCGCTGCCGCTGCCGTGATGGCGGGTGCGACGGCAGCGGGAGCGGCCCAGGCGACGCCGAAGGCGGCGGCCACGGCCCCGGCGGCCGGCAAGGGTGCACCGTCCGCCGCCGGCAACAGCCGTTGCCACGCCGGTGAGTTGCGCTACAGCTGGGACTCCGCGCACGGCGGTCGCCCCGACATGGACGCCACCGACCAGCAGATCGCGGCGGTGCGACTGAAGAACAACGGTGGGCGCACCTGCACCCTGCACGGCTTCCCGGGGGTCCGCCTGATCGGCAAATCCGGTGAGGCATGGGACCTGCGCCGGTCCGCGGACCGGCCGAGCACCATCACCCTGCGGCCCGGTGACGACACGGCCCTGGTCACCCTGACCATCCTGCCGGTCGCCGAGCACGGCGCGGGTGCGTTCGTGCCGAGCAAGGTCCTGATCACCCCGCCCGACGAGAAGGCGCACGTCACCCTTGCCTGGCCCTACGGCGGAGCCATCCTGGACCAGTCCGGCGCCACCCACCCCGGTACCTACGTCAACCCCGTCGGCGTGGGCTGAGCCCGGCGCGGACGCCGACAGGCCCCGGGTTCCGAATCGATGGGATCGGAACGCCGGGGCCCATCTGCCCTACCTGATTCCGTTACATGTCACCGCCGCCGTGGCCGCTGTCTTCACCGCCGCTCTTGCCGCCGCCTTCACCGCCGCCGTGGCCACCGTCCCCGCCGCCACCGTGGTCACCCATCCCGCCGCCGTGGCCGCCGCTGCCGCCGCCCTCGTGGCCGCCGCCACCGCCGCCACCGTGGCCCTCGCCGCCACCCGTCTCGCCGTCGACCGAGTTGTTGCAGCCCATGCGGGAGCCCATTGAGGTGCCCTGCGCACCCGCGCTGCCCTCGCCGCCGAGCGCGTTGCCCAGCAGGCCGTTCAGGATCCCGACCTCGCCGAGCACGTCGACGTTCAGGTCGTGGGAGCGGCAGGAGTTGTGCTGGGAGACGTCGAAGCCGCCGCCACCACGGGCGGCCGCTTGGGCGGTGCCGGCGCCGAAGAGGGCGAAGCTGCTGAGGGCGGCAGCCATGACGGCCGCCTTGTGAAGCTTGTGCATTTCTTCTCCGGAAGTTTGGGGTGATTCGGCATGGGATTTGCCGAATCCGTACAGTTGCGGAAGGCTAATACGAAATATGATGCAGGCATCTGTCGACGCGCCGGATCGATTCCGACCTTGGCGAGCGCTGCCATGCCCCAGTGCGGGCGTGTCGCGGGCCCGTTGAACGGGGTCCGCCGACGGCTTTCTCCGGGTACGCCGACGTCAGAGCGTTGCCGACGCCTCCGAGAGGCGCGCAAGTGCGACGCCCGGACCTCCCCGCCCAAGCGCGCCGACCCAACTGACCGGGTCACTGCAACTGCCGTGTGCCGCCACCCGGTCGGCGGTCCGGGGTCCTGCGGATTCCGCGCGGCCACAGGGGCGCGGCTCAAAGGCCCTTTCGCATCAGCACGCACATCGTCTCGTGGCGGCGGATCGACCCGTCCGGCCCCTCCTCGTCCCAGGCATCCGGTTCGCGGCCGTAGGCGACATAGCCCAGGCGCTCGTACAGGGAGCGGGCCCGAGGGTTGTTCTCCTCCACGGCGAGTTCGGCCCTGCGCAGACCGCGGTGCCCGATCCGCCGTTCGGCGGCACGGACCAGCAGAGTTCCCAGGCCGCGGGACTGGAGCGCGGGGAGCACGGCGAGCTGCCACAGGGTTCCGGCTCCCGGTGAGACCTGGTAGTCGATGCCGCCGATGGCCACCGGCAGATCCACCGGAGTACAGACGGCCAGGTAGTCCACCTCGCCCGCCGCGGTGCGCGCCAGCTCGCGCTCCACCTGGCGCAGGTGGGTGGCCGAGCCGGACCATGTGCACGCGGGCAGATCTCGGGGCAGCAGGTCGCGCACACTGACGCGCATCACGACGGTGGCGTCGACGGAGAGACCGGCCGTGGCGTCGATGGAGTCGTCTTGTGCGGGCATGGCCGTGAGCATGGCGCCCGAAACGGGGTCACGACAACGCATTTCTCCCGTCACGGCTCCGGACGGCGGGTGGCGGTGGTGGAGAGGACGTGGTCCGGTCCGCCGGGGCCGGCCTCGGCACGGGGAGGAGCCTCGGCACGGGGAGGAACAGAACGAAGGGCGTTAGGACCGGCCTTCGATAGTCTGGCAGGCGATGACTCATGTCCGCCATCAGCCGGTGGCGCCGACTCACATGCGGTGTCTGGCGCCGGGCGCCGGCATCGATGCCCACCGCCACGACGACCACCAGATCGCCTACGCCAGCCGCGGAGTACTGGCCGTCACCACCGACGCAGGCTCATGGGTGGCGCCGGCCAACCGCGCCGTCTGGATACCGGCCGGGGCCCCGCACGCCCACCGTGCCCACGGCAAACTCGAACTGCACCTGGTCGGCCTGCCCGCCGCCGACAACCCGCTCGCCCTGGAGTACCCGACGGTACTCAAAGTAGGCCCCCTGCTACGGGAGTTGATCCTCGCCTACACCCGCGACACCGAGGCCGGTGACAGTCCGCAACGGGCGCGGCTGCGTGCGGTCCTGCTCGACCAGTTGCGCATCTCCCCGCAGCAGCCACTGCACCTGCCGGCCCCCAACGCGCCCCGCCTCCGGGCGCTGTGCGACATCCTGCACGCCGACCTGGCCGACAACCGCACCCTGGCCGCACTGGGCAGGCAGATCGGAGCGAGCGACCGCACCCTGTCCCGGCTCTTCCAGGCCGAGCTCGGTATGACGTTCAGTCAGTGGCGGACCCAACTACGGCTCTACCACGCGCTGGTGCTCCTCGCCGAGGACATGCCGGTGACCACCGTGGCGCACCTGTGCGGTTGGGCTTCCGCGAGCGCGTTCATCGACGTCTTCCGGCGCGCTTTCGGACACACCCCCGGGTCGTTCAGGCAGCGGGCTCCTTCGACGCAGCGCCGGAACGGGGAGGCGCCTTCGGCCGAGGGCGGAATGCGAACGGGTTCGGGCTAGAGCCCCAGGGCCGTGGCCACTTGGGAGGTGTGGTGGTCGGCGTCGCCGAAGGCCAGGGCGGTGGCCGTCGCATGGCGGGTGAACAGATGCAGGTCGTGTTCGGCGGTGAAGCCGATCGCGCCGTGGACCTGATGGGCCAGTGCACACACCTCCTGGTACTGCTCGCTGGCGCAAGCCTTGGCCAGCGAGACCTCCAGGGCGGCGGGGAGATCGTGCGACAGCCGCCAGGCGGCCTCGTAGGCGAGCAGGCGTGTGGTGAGGACGCGCACGGCCATGTCGGCACAGTGCTGCTGGACCGCCTGGAAACTGCCGATGGGGCGGCCGAACTGGGTGCGGGTCTTGGCGTAGTCCACCGTCATGTCGAGTACGCCCTGGGCCGCGCCGGCCATCTCGGCGCAGGTCGCCGCGGCGCCCAGGTTGGCGACGGTCTCGGCCACGGCGCCGCCGTCGCCGACCTTGCCGATCACCTGCGAGGCGGGCACGGCGGCAGCGGTGAAGTCCACACGGTATTCGGGGGTGGTGCCGACGACGTCGAGGCGGTGCCGGCCCAGGCCCGGGGTGGTCGTGTCCACCAACAGTGCCGTCAGTCCTTCCCGGTAGTCGGTGCGGGCCATGACCACGAGGGCGTCGGCTGCCTGGGCGTACGGTACGAACAGGGCCGTTCCGTCGAGCCGGAAGCCCTCGCCCGACGGGGTCGCCGTGATGTCCGAGCCGGCCGCGCCCCAGTGGCCGTGCGGTGCCGCACGGACGTAGCTCAGGATGCGGCCCTTGGCCACCGCGCTCAGCCACTGCGCGCACTGGGAGGGGTTGCCGTGGCGCGCGAGGGGGAGCGCCGCGCAGGCCACGGTGGTCAGCAGTGGGCTCGGTGTCTGGTGGCGGCCGAGCTCCTCGCAGAGCAGCCAGAGATCCATGAAGTCGCCGCCCAGTCCGCCGTGTTCCTCGGGCAGTGCGAGTGCGGGCCAGCCGAGTTCGGTCATCTCGTCCCACAGCGTCGGCGAGTGGCCGAGTGGGGTGTCGCGTACTGCCCGTGCGCCGGCCGTGGCACGTCTGTCCGTCAGGAGGTCGGTCGCCGCCGCCCGGATGTGCCGTTGGTCCTCGGTGGCCGTCAGGTCCATAGCCGCTCCGATGTCGAGGATGTTGGGGATATGGGGATATGGGGATATGGGGAAGTGGGGAAGTGGGGATATGGGATCGAGGGGGTTGCTGGGGGTCAGGACCGGGGGAGGCCCAGGCCGCGGGTCGCGATGACCCTTCGCTGGATCTCCGTGGTGCCGCCGAGGAGCGTGGCGGCCACCGCGTCGAAACGCATATGCGCGAACGCGGCGGCCATCGGGGCCGGGCCGCGCTGCCACAGTTGTGCGTAGGGGCCGAAGGCGCGGGCGCCGGTGCGGGCGAGCCGCTGGTGCAGTTCGGCGCCCAGGAGCTGGCTGACCGACGCCTCGTAGCCGGGCACCGCTCCGGCGGCGTGACCGGCGGCGGTGAGGCGCGCCACCGCGTACTGCGCACGCATCTCGACATAACGCCGGGCGATCTCGTGCCGGAGGACGGTGGTGTCCGCGCGGACGAGCTCCTGTCCCTCGGCCGAGCGCAGCCGGCCGACCAGTCGCTTCAGCAGCTGCTCGAACTTCACGGGGGCGCCGATGCCCGCGCGTTCGAAGCCGAGTGCGGCCATCGCCACGTACCAGCCCTGGTTCTCCGCGCCCACCCGGTGGGCGACCGGGACCCGTACGTCGTCGAAGTGGATCTCGGCGAAGGGGGTGGCACCGCGCATGTCCTCGATGGGGCGGATGCTGACGCCGTCGCTGGTGGCGTCGATGAGCAGGAAGGTGATGCCCTTGTGCCTGGGCGCGTCCGGGTCGGTACGTACCAGGACGAACAGCCAGTCGGCGTACTGGGCCGACGAGGTCCACACCTTCTGCCCGGTGACCCGGTACGCCTCGGGCCCGGCCGGGCCGGCCGGCTCACGGACCGCCGTGGTACGCAGTGCGGCCAGGTCCGAGCCGGCGTCCGGCTCCGAGAAGCCCTGGGCCCACACCGTCCGGCCGCACGCGATGCCCGGCAGATGCGCCCGGCGCTGCTCCTGGGTTCCGAACTCCATCAGCGTCGGGCCGAGCAGCATCGCCCCGATGCCGTTCACGGTGGGCACCTCGGCGCGCACCATCTCCTCGCGGAGGATGAACTCCCGCATGGGGGAGAGTCCGGCACCGCCGTATGCGGCCGGGAGGTGCGGGGCGATCCAGCCCCGCTCGGCGAGGGCCGCCGCCCAGGCAAGGGCGCCGGCGCGCCGCTCCGGGTCCGGGGAGCACCGGTCGGCCGGCCAGTCGTAGCCCCAGACATCCTCGGGCTCCAGGCTGTTCTCGGCCTCCGGGTCCGGCCGGTAGCAGGCGGGGAAGGACTCCCGGACGAAGGCGCGTACCTCCCGGCGGAACTCCGCGTCCTGAGCCGTCTCCTCCCAGTGCGCCCCGGTCACCGGGCACCGCCCCTCGGCAGCAGGTGCTTGGCCACCTTGTCGGTGGCGGTGCGCGGCAGTTCGTCGAGGAACTCCAGATAGCGGGGGACCATGTGCCTGGGGAGCCGCTTCTGGCAGAACTCCAGCAACTCGGCGGCTTCCAGGCCGGATCCGGGGTGTGCGACGACGAACAGCTTCACGTCCTCCTCCTCCAGCTCCGACGGCACACCGACGGCGGCGCACTCCACCACTGCCGGGTGCAGATTGACCTCGCACTCCAGGTCGAAGGCGGAGATGTTCTCGCCACGCCGGCGGATGGCGTCCTTCATGCGGTCCAGGAAGTAGAAGTAGCCGTCCGCGTCGCGCCAGACCCGGTCGCCGGTGTGGAACCACAGGTTGCGGAAGCAGTGCGCGGTGGCCTCGGGAGCGCCGTAGTACCCGCTGGTGATGATGGACGGCTGCTTGGGGCGGAGTACCAACTCGCCCGGCTCGCCCGGGCCGACCTGCCGGTCCAGTTCATCCACGACGCCGGCCTCGAAGCGCTCGTGGTGTGCCTGGCCGCACGAGCCGAGCCGCCACTCGCCGTACGGGCTGCCGGTCGCGATGCCGGCCTCGGTGCTGGTGTAGCACTCCGCGGAGCGGACCCCGAAGCGGTCGTGCAACGGCTTGTCGAGGGCAGATTTGCCCATGTAGAAGACTTCGAGGGGGTGGTCCTTGTCCCGCTCGGTCGGCTCCTGGTTGAGCAGCATGGGGATCATCGAGAAGACGCTCAACGCCACCTGCGCGTCGAAGCGCCGCACATCGTCCCAGAACCGCGACACATGGAACCGGTCGGCGACGGCCAGTGGACTGCCGGACAGCAGCGCGGACAGCACGCCGTCCCACAGGCCCGCGGCGTGGAAGAGCGGCAGTGGGCAGTAGGCCGTCTTGCCCCACCGGTCGAGGAAGTCCAGCGAGTCCAGGGCACAGGCCAGGGCCAGCGAATGGGAGACCATCGCGCCCTTGGACGGGCCGGTCGTCCCCGAGGTGTACATGATTGCCTGGAGGTCGCAGAACGACACATCGGCGCGCGGGGTCTCGGCGCCGTAGGACAGCAGACTGGCGAGCGAGACGGCCGGCTTGCCCAGCGCCGTCAACGGCACCGAGGAAGCGTCATGGGTCCGTACGAC includes:
- a CDS encoding DUF4232 domain-containing protein; the protein is MRTTRKFAVVAAAAVMAGATAAGAAQATPKAAATAPAAGKGAPSAAGNSRCHAGELRYSWDSAHGGRPDMDATDQQIAAVRLKNNGGRTCTLHGFPGVRLIGKSGEAWDLRRSADRPSTITLRPGDDTALVTLTILPVAEHGAGAFVPSKVLITPPDEKAHVTLAWPYGGAILDQSGATHPGTYVNPVGVG
- a CDS encoding acyl-CoA dehydrogenase family protein — protein: MDLTATEDQRHIRAAATDLLTDRRATAGARAVRDTPLGHSPTLWDEMTELGWPALALPEEHGGLGGDFMDLWLLCEELGRHQTPSPLLTTVACAALPLARHGNPSQCAQWLSAVAKGRILSYVRAAPHGHWGAAGSDITATPSGEGFRLDGTALFVPYAQAADALVVMARTDYREGLTALLVDTTTPGLGRHRLDVVGTTPEYRVDFTAAAVPASQVIGKVGDGGAVAETVANLGAAATCAEMAGAAQGVLDMTVDYAKTRTQFGRPIGSFQAVQQHCADMAVRVLTTRLLAYEAAWRLSHDLPAALEVSLAKACASEQYQEVCALAHQVHGAIGFTAEHDLHLFTRHATATALAFGDADHHTSQVATALGL
- a CDS encoding N-acetyltransferase, which produces MPAQDDSIDATAGLSVDATVVMRVSVRDLLPRDLPACTWSGSATHLRQVERELARTAAGEVDYLAVCTPVDLPVAIGGIDYQVSPGAGTLWQLAVLPALQSRGLGTLLVRAAERRIGHRGLRRAELAVEENNPRARSLYERLGYVAYGREPDAWDEEGPDGSIRRHETMCVLMRKGL
- the infA gene encoding translation initiation factor IF-1, which gives rise to MSTSAGRIEVEGTVTECLRNASFRVELQTGHTVLAHISGKIRKNHIKILPYDRVLVELSPYDLTRGRIRYRYRS
- a CDS encoding NADP-dependent oxidoreductase, whose translation is MRALQIDRFGTPDVLGLVEVARPEPGPGEVLIRTVATSINPVDDKTREGAIGEGTPPLPMTLGWDLAGIVVDGGDSGLRTGERVIAMSHQLSSGRGTWADLVALPAAAVAAAPQAVSLVEAATLPLPGLTALQTLDWLAVSRGRRLLIAGAAGAVGGMALQIARARGVEVDALVSRDAQAAFARDHGAGFVTTDRNGFEDRRYDAVFDTFGAFLTEAVADGGRYASIATQAGPVPDLSARGVRTIVNQVHEDGAGLGELTELVDSGSLQPRVHSTFGLHEIHAAHQRFRAGSLAGKIAVAF
- a CDS encoding helix-turn-helix domain-containing protein, which gives rise to MTHVRHQPVAPTHMRCLAPGAGIDAHRHDDHQIAYASRGVLAVTTDAGSWVAPANRAVWIPAGAPHAHRAHGKLELHLVGLPAADNPLALEYPTVLKVGPLLRELILAYTRDTEAGDSPQRARLRAVLLDQLRISPQQPLHLPAPNAPRLRALCDILHADLADNRTLAALGRQIGASDRTLSRLFQAELGMTFSQWRTQLRLYHALVLLAEDMPVTTVAHLCGWASASAFIDVFRRAFGHTPGSFRQRAPSTQRRNGEAPSAEGGMRTGSG
- a CDS encoding N-acetyltransferase, encoding MNSAHSTSGTGSPAVVVTRVSDTQWHAVEDDRTVGRGDASRRPDGRLFISIDAWHREVFDRIADAMPADLPTPLYTVVDEADHESRSAWERAGFAVARREWGYHVPTDPQATGLASMRPPSGVTILPAGEAAEGPLRALDRAIRDEVEAAVGWHTMPAEVLPRPAGTTLIDPSKYAVAQHLDQYVGLVRVAPLTRQPRIGLIAVRADRHRRGTARALLAQALGSLHRSGTASAWAEVDESNAAATALFEGIGARRTGSTLELVRH
- a CDS encoding AMP-binding protein → MFDIALESMTIGEVLATRARSHRDETFLRFHDGDLSFGQVHHMSNRVAQGLAALGVRPGDHVAVMLPNCPELLHTVFALSRLGAVAVPVNTALCGNLLRRILADSGSRYLVIDARYAEELSALTPCLPGLAHLVVRTHDASSVPLTALGKPAVSLASLLSYGAETPRADVSFCDLQAIMYTSGTTGPSKGAMVSHSLALACALDSLDFLDRWGKTAYCPLPLFHAAGLWDGVLSALLSGSPLAVADRFHVSRFWDDVRRFDAQVALSVFSMIPMLLNQEPTERDKDHPLEVFYMGKSALDKPLHDRFGVRSAECYTSTEAGIATGSPYGEWRLGSCGQAHHERFEAGVVDELDRQVGPGEPGELVLRPKQPSIITSGYYGAPEATAHCFRNLWFHTGDRVWRDADGYFYFLDRMKDAIRRRGENISAFDLECEVNLHPAVVECAAVGVPSELEEEDVKLFVVAHPGSGLEAAELLEFCQKRLPRHMVPRYLEFLDELPRTATDKVAKHLLPRGGAR
- a CDS encoding acyl-CoA dehydrogenase family protein gives rise to the protein MTGAHWEETAQDAEFRREVRAFVRESFPACYRPDPEAENSLEPEDVWGYDWPADRCSPDPERRAGALAWAAALAERGWIAPHLPAAYGGAGLSPMREFILREEMVRAEVPTVNGIGAMLLGPTLMEFGTQEQRRAHLPGIACGRTVWAQGFSEPDAGSDLAALRTTAVREPAGPAGPEAYRVTGQKVWTSSAQYADWLFVLVRTDPDAPRHKGITFLLIDATSDGVSIRPIEDMRGATPFAEIHFDDVRVPVAHRVGAENQGWYVAMAALGFERAGIGAPVKFEQLLKRLVGRLRSAEGQELVRADTTVLRHEIARRYVEMRAQYAVARLTAAGHAAGAVPGYEASVSQLLGAELHQRLARTGARAFGPYAQLWQRGPAPMAAAFAHMRFDAVAATLLGGTTEIQRRVIATRGLGLPRS